The following are from one region of the Klebsiella aerogenes genome:
- the ptrA gene encoding pitrilysin — protein MPRSLWFKVLVVVVALWAPLSQADTGWQPIQETIRKSEKDPRQYQAIRLQNGMVVLLVSDPQAVKSLSALVVPVGSLQDPADHQGLAHYLEHMTLMGSKKYPQPDSLAEFLKMHGGSHNASTAPYRTAFYLEVENDALNGAVDRLADAIAAPRLDKKYAERERNAVNAELTMARTRDGMRMAQVSAETINPAHPASQFSGGNLDTLSDKPGSPVLDALHAFRDRWYSANLMKAVIYSNKPLPELASMAAATYGRVPNHDINKPEITVPVVTEAQKGVVIHYVPAMPRKVLRVEFRIDNNSDQFRSKTDELVTYMIGNRSPGTLSDWLQKQGLAEGIRADSDPAVNGNSGVLAISATLTDKGLAHRDEVTAAIFSYLDLLRSQGIDKRYFDELAHVLELDFRYPSISRDMDYVEWLADTMIRVPVEHVLDVVNIADRYDAQAIKDRLAMMTPQNARIWYISPNEPHNKVAYFVNAPYQVDKISAKTFADWQQKSAAIALQLPALNPYIPDDFTLIKSDKAYPHPELIVDEPTLRVVYAPSQYFASEPKADISLVLRNPQAMDSARRQVMFALNDYLAGIALDQLSNQAAVGGISFSTGANNGLMVNANGYTQRLPQLFTALLDGYFSYTPTEEQLEQAKSWYAQMMDSADKGKAYDQAIMPIQMLSQVPYFERKTRRDLLPSITLKEVIDYRDNLKAKGRPELLVVGNMSAQQSTDLARQIQKQLGADGNEWCRNKDVLVDSKQLAMFEKTGNSTDSALAAVFAPPNVDEYSSLAASSLLGQIVQPWFYNQLRTEEQLGYAVFAFSMNVGRQWGMGFLLQSSDKQPAFLWQRFQAFFPTAEAKLRAMKPEEFAQIQQAVISQMQQAPQTLGEEASTLSKDFDRGNMRFDSRDKVVAQIKLLTPQKLADFFHQTVVDPQGMALLSQISGSQNGKTEYAAPEGGKVWESVSALQKSLPLMRENE, from the coding sequence GCTGGCGCACTACCTTGAGCACATGACCTTAATGGGCTCGAAGAAGTATCCGCAGCCTGACAGCCTTGCTGAATTCCTCAAAATGCACGGCGGCAGCCATAATGCCAGCACCGCGCCATATCGCACCGCGTTCTACCTTGAGGTGGAAAACGATGCCCTCAACGGTGCGGTCGATCGTCTGGCAGATGCTATCGCTGCACCGCGACTGGATAAAAAATACGCCGAGCGCGAGCGTAATGCGGTTAACGCCGAGCTGACCATGGCGCGTACCCGAGACGGGATGCGTATGGCGCAGGTGAGCGCCGAAACCATCAACCCGGCGCACCCGGCGTCGCAATTCTCCGGTGGTAACCTCGATACGCTGAGCGACAAACCGGGTAGTCCGGTGCTTGATGCTCTGCATGCTTTCCGCGATCGTTGGTACTCCGCCAATCTGATGAAGGCGGTGATCTACAGCAATAAACCGCTGCCCGAGCTGGCGAGCATGGCTGCCGCCACCTACGGGCGGGTGCCGAATCACGACATCAACAAGCCGGAAATTACCGTGCCGGTAGTCACCGAGGCACAGAAAGGCGTGGTGATCCACTACGTACCGGCGATGCCGCGTAAAGTCCTGCGTGTAGAATTCCGTATTGATAACAACAGTGACCAGTTCCGTAGCAAGACTGATGAGCTGGTGACCTACATGATTGGCAACCGCAGCCCTGGTACCTTGTCCGACTGGCTGCAGAAGCAGGGGCTGGCGGAAGGCATCCGCGCAGACTCCGATCCGGCGGTCAATGGTAACAGCGGTGTGCTGGCGATCTCTGCCACCTTGACGGATAAAGGTCTGGCGCATCGTGATGAAGTGACGGCGGCTATCTTCAGCTATCTGGATCTGCTGCGCAGTCAGGGTATCGATAAGCGTTATTTTGATGAATTAGCCCACGTGCTGGAGCTTGATTTCCGCTATCCGTCGATTAGTCGCGATATGGATTATGTCGAATGGCTGGCTGATACCATGATTCGCGTGCCGGTAGAGCATGTACTGGACGTGGTTAACATTGCCGATCGTTATGACGCGCAGGCGATTAAAGACCGCCTGGCGATGATGACGCCGCAAAACGCGCGTATCTGGTACATCAGCCCGAATGAACCACACAATAAAGTCGCCTATTTCGTCAACGCGCCTTATCAGGTCGATAAAATCAGCGCTAAGACCTTTGCCGACTGGCAGCAAAAATCTGCGGCCATCGCGCTGCAGCTACCCGCGCTGAACCCTTACATTCCAGATGATTTCACGCTGATTAAGAGCGACAAGGCCTACCCGCATCCGGAGCTTATCGTCGATGAGCCGACGTTACGGGTGGTGTACGCGCCGAGCCAGTACTTCGCGAGCGAACCGAAGGCTGATATCTCGCTGGTGCTGCGCAACCCGCAGGCGATGGATAGCGCGCGCCGTCAGGTGATGTTTGCGCTGAATGATTATCTGGCGGGCATTGCGCTCGACCAGCTCAGCAACCAGGCCGCAGTGGGCGGCATTAGCTTCTCGACCGGCGCCAACAACGGCCTGATGGTAAACGCTAACGGCTATACTCAGCGTCTGCCGCAGCTGTTTACCGCGCTGCTGGACGGCTACTTTAGCTACACGCCGACCGAAGAACAGCTTGAGCAGGCGAAATCCTGGTATGCCCAGATGATGGATTCGGCGGACAAAGGCAAAGCCTATGACCAGGCGATTATGCCGATTCAGATGCTGTCGCAGGTGCCATATTTCGAGCGCAAAACGCGCCGTGATTTGCTGCCGTCAATCACCCTGAAAGAGGTGATTGACTACCGCGATAATCTGAAAGCCAAGGGGCGTCCGGAACTGCTGGTCGTGGGCAACATGAGCGCGCAACAGTCCACCGATTTGGCTCGTCAGATCCAAAAACAGTTAGGCGCCGATGGCAACGAATGGTGCCGTAACAAAGATGTGCTGGTCGACAGCAAACAGCTGGCGATGTTTGAAAAAACGGGGAACAGTACCGATTCCGCGCTGGCGGCGGTATTCGCGCCGCCGAATGTCGATGAATACAGTAGTCTGGCCGCCAGCTCCCTGCTGGGGCAAATCGTCCAACCCTGGTTCTACAATCAGCTGCGTACCGAAGAACAGCTGGGCTATGCGGTATTCGCCTTCTCGATGAACGTCGGCCGGCAGTGGGGAATGGGCTTCCTGTTGCAGAGCAGCGATAAACAACCCGCGTTTCTCTGGCAGCGCTTCCAGGCTTTCTTCCCGACAGCGGAAGCTAAATTGCGGGCGATGAAGCCGGAAGAGTTTGCGCAGATCCAGCAGGCGGTTATCAGCCAGATGCAGCAGGCACCGCAGACGTTGGGTGAAGAAGCATCAACGCTGAGCAAAGATTTCGATCGCGGTAATATGCGCTTCGATTCACGTGATAAAGTAGTGGCTCAGATTAAACTGCTGACGCCGCAAAAGCTTGCCGACTTCTTCCATCAGACGGTGGTGGATCCGCAAGGCATGGCACTGTTGTCCCAGATTTCCGGCAGCCAGAATGGCAAGACGGAATATGCCGCTCCTGAAGGCGGCAAGGTATGGGAAAGCGTCAGCGCATTGCAGAAATCCTTACCCCTGATGCGAGAGAATGAATGA
- the recB gene encoding exodeoxyribonuclease V subunit beta, which yields MTGTAESLDPLRLPLTGERLIEASAGTGKTFTIAALYLRLLLGLGGESAYPRPVSVEELLVVTFTEAATEELRGRIRSNIHELRIACLRESSSNPLYAALLAEITDKNQAAQTLMLAERQMDEAAVFTIHGFCQRMLSLNAFESGMLFEQQLIEDESRLRYQACADFWRRHCYPLPRDIAAVIHEQWKGPRDLLNAIDRWLQGEAPQLKSPPPAEETLAERHQQILQRINALKQQWREQVGEIENILESSGLDRRKFNRGNQGKWIEKVNAWAQEETLSYQLPDALEKFSQPFLIERTKDGGEPPLHPLFSAVEALLASPLTLNDLVIARAMVEIREAVAREKRRRGELGFDDMLSRLDGALRGDSGEALASAIRQRFPVAMIDEFQDTDPQQYRIFRRIWRRQPDTALLLIGDPKQAIYAFRGADIFTYMKARGDVAAHYTLDTNWRSAPGMVESVNRLFGLSNNPFMFREIPFLPVRSAAKNQGLRFTVDDRAVPAMNMWLMPGEAVGSGDYQTFMAQLCATQIRDWLSAGQQGRALLWRGEQAEPVRASDITVLVRNRQEAALIRDALQLLAIPSVYLSNRDSVFETPEAQELLWVLQAVLAPERENTLRSALATAMFGLNAQDIENLNQDERAWDELVEEFSEYRQVWRQRGVMPMLRALMGARHIAENLLATHGGERRLTDILHISELLQEAANQLESEHALVRWLTQHIAEPDSNASNQQMRLESDKHLVQIVTIHKSKGLEYPLVWLPFIARFRKQDQAFYHDRDSFAAVLDLGQGENSLELAEAERLAEDLRLLYVALTRAVWHCSLGVAPLSTRRSDKPGNSDFHHSALGRLLQDGEAMDAAGLAARLQAFCSDDIVLCAPMTQDQTPWQAPESALPSLSARTRDRQVIDDWRVTSYSGLQQHGSSAGQDLLPRLDIDAAGVGEVTEEPQLTPHQFPRGASPGTFLHSLFEDLDFSQPVPVDWMAKKLQLHGFGEEWAPVLSEWLDGVLRTRLPGAEIALNQLCARDKQVEMAFYLPIEQPLDPLKLDALIRRYDPLSVDTPTLDFRQVRGMLKGFIDLVFRHDGRYYLLDYKSNWLGEDREAYTRQAMTQAMRLHRYDLQYQLYSLALHRYLRHRIADYRYEQHFGGVIYLFLRGMDGQEGGQGIFTTRPAQPLIDGLDALFTGVEQEVDS from the coding sequence ATGACCGGAACCGCAGAGTCTCTTGACCCACTACGCTTGCCCCTGACGGGCGAGCGGCTGATAGAAGCCTCCGCGGGCACCGGAAAAACCTTTACCATCGCCGCGCTCTATTTGCGGCTGCTGCTGGGGCTGGGCGGCGAATCCGCCTATCCCCGGCCGGTTAGCGTGGAAGAGCTGTTGGTCGTCACCTTTACCGAGGCGGCGACGGAAGAGCTGCGTGGACGTATCCGTAGTAATATTCATGAGCTGCGGATCGCCTGCCTGCGCGAAAGCTCCAGCAACCCCCTCTATGCCGCGCTGCTCGCGGAAATCACGGATAAAAACCAGGCGGCGCAAACGTTGATGCTGGCGGAGCGGCAGATGGATGAGGCCGCAGTCTTTACCATCCACGGTTTCTGCCAGCGCATGCTGAGCCTTAATGCCTTCGAATCCGGGATGCTGTTTGAGCAGCAACTGATCGAAGATGAATCCCGCCTACGTTATCAAGCCTGCGCTGACTTCTGGCGTCGCCACTGCTACCCGCTGCCGCGCGATATCGCCGCGGTGATCCATGAACAGTGGAAAGGGCCGCGTGATCTGCTCAACGCGATTGACCGCTGGCTGCAAGGCGAAGCACCGCAGCTGAAATCGCCGCCGCCTGCAGAGGAGACGCTTGCTGAACGTCATCAGCAGATTCTGCAGCGCATCAATGCGCTGAAGCAGCAGTGGCGGGAACAGGTTGGCGAAATTGAAAATATACTGGAAAGTTCAGGCCTCGACCGACGTAAGTTCAACCGTGGCAACCAGGGGAAATGGATCGAAAAGGTCAACGCCTGGGCACAGGAAGAGACCCTCAGTTATCAGCTTCCCGATGCGCTGGAGAAATTCTCGCAACCGTTCCTTATTGAGCGCACGAAAGACGGCGGCGAACCGCCGCTGCATCCGCTTTTTAGCGCGGTAGAAGCGCTGCTTGCCTCGCCGCTCACCTTAAACGATCTGGTCATCGCCAGAGCGATGGTGGAGATCCGTGAAGCCGTCGCCCGCGAGAAACGCCGCCGCGGCGAACTGGGCTTTGACGATATGCTCAGCCGACTGGATGGCGCTCTGCGCGGCGACAGCGGCGAAGCGCTGGCCAGTGCCATTCGCCAGCGATTCCCGGTGGCGATGATCGATGAGTTCCAGGATACCGATCCGCAGCAATACCGTATCTTTCGCCGCATCTGGCGCAGGCAGCCGGATACGGCGCTGCTGCTGATTGGCGATCCAAAACAGGCGATTTACGCCTTCCGCGGCGCCGACATCTTCACCTACATGAAGGCGCGCGGCGATGTTGCCGCCCACTATACGCTGGATACCAATTGGCGCTCAGCGCCAGGCATGGTGGAAAGCGTTAACCGTCTGTTCGGCCTGAGCAACAATCCCTTTATGTTCCGCGAGATCCCTTTCTTACCGGTGAGATCCGCGGCCAAAAATCAGGGATTGCGCTTCACCGTTGACGATCGGGCGGTCCCGGCGATGAACATGTGGTTAATGCCGGGAGAAGCCGTGGGTTCCGGTGACTATCAGACCTTTATGGCGCAATTATGCGCGACCCAGATCCGTGACTGGCTTAGCGCCGGCCAGCAGGGGCGCGCGCTGTTGTGGCGCGGCGAGCAGGCTGAACCCGTACGCGCGTCCGATATTACCGTGCTAGTGCGTAACCGTCAGGAAGCGGCGCTTATCCGCGATGCGTTGCAGTTGCTGGCGATTCCCTCGGTCTATCTCTCAAACCGCGATAGCGTTTTTGAAACCCCGGAAGCGCAGGAGTTGCTGTGGGTGCTGCAGGCCGTTCTGGCGCCTGAACGTGAAAACACGCTACGCAGCGCGCTGGCGACGGCCATGTTTGGCCTTAACGCTCAGGATATCGAAAACCTGAATCAGGATGAGCGCGCGTGGGATGAACTGGTTGAAGAGTTCAGCGAATACCGGCAGGTCTGGCGCCAGCGCGGCGTCATGCCGATGCTGCGCGCGCTGATGGGCGCGCGTCATATCGCTGAAAACCTGCTGGCGACCCACGGTGGCGAACGCCGTTTAACCGATATTCTGCATATCAGCGAGTTACTGCAAGAAGCGGCGAATCAACTGGAGAGCGAGCATGCGCTGGTGCGCTGGCTGACGCAACATATCGCCGAACCGGACAGCAATGCTTCCAACCAGCAGATGCGCCTGGAGAGCGATAAGCATCTGGTGCAAATCGTCACCATCCATAAATCGAAAGGTCTGGAATATCCGCTGGTCTGGCTGCCGTTCATCGCCCGTTTCCGTAAACAGGATCAGGCTTTCTACCACGACCGCGACTCCTTCGCTGCGGTGCTCGACCTCGGGCAGGGGGAAAATAGCCTTGAGCTGGCGGAGGCAGAGCGACTGGCGGAAGACTTACGTTTGCTGTACGTGGCGTTAACTCGCGCGGTGTGGCACTGCAGCCTTGGCGTTGCCCCATTAAGCACCCGGCGCAGCGATAAGCCAGGCAACAGCGATTTTCATCATAGCGCCCTTGGCCGTTTGCTCCAGGATGGCGAGGCCATGGACGCCGCGGGATTAGCCGCTCGGCTGCAGGCGTTCTGCAGCGATGATATCGTCCTCTGTGCGCCGATGACGCAGGATCAGACGCCGTGGCAGGCACCGGAAAGCGCGTTGCCGTCGCTCTCGGCGCGAACGCGCGATCGCCAGGTGATAGATGACTGGCGGGTGACCAGCTACTCTGGCCTGCAGCAGCATGGCTCCAGCGCCGGGCAGGATCTGCTGCCGCGTCTCGATATCGACGCCGCGGGTGTTGGCGAGGTGACGGAAGAGCCGCAGCTCACGCCGCATCAATTCCCGCGCGGCGCTTCGCCGGGGACGTTCCTGCACAGTCTGTTTGAAGACCTCGATTTCAGCCAGCCGGTGCCCGTTGACTGGATGGCGAAAAAGCTACAGCTACACGGCTTTGGCGAAGAATGGGCGCCGGTATTGAGCGAATGGCTGGACGGTGTGCTGCGTACGCGGTTGCCGGGTGCGGAAATCGCGCTAAATCAGCTCTGCGCGCGGGATAAGCAGGTAGAAATGGCCTTCTATTTGCCGATTGAACAGCCGCTGGATCCGCTTAAGCTCGACGCGCTGATCCGCCGGTATGATCCGCTGTCGGTTGATACCCCGACGCTCGACTTCCGTCAGGTACGCGGGATGTTGAAAGGTTTTATCGACCTCGTATTCCGTCACGACGGACGCTATTACCTGCTCGATTACAAATCCAACTGGTTAGGCGAAGACCGCGAAGCCTACACCCGGCAGGCGATGACTCAGGCGATGCGCCTGCACCGTTATGACCTGCAGTATCAGCTGTATAGCCTGGCATTGCATCGTTATCTACGCCACCGGATTGCTGATTACCGCTATGAGCAGCACTTCGGCGGTGTTATTTATCTCTTCTTACGCGGCATGGACGGCCAGGAAGGCGGGCAGGGGATTTTCACTACCCGCCCGGCGCAGCCGCTCATTGACGGTCTCGATGCGCTATTTACCGGCGTTGAGCAGGAGGTGGACTCATGA
- the recD gene encoding exodeoxyribonuclease V subunit alpha has protein sequence MTMDELLLAAAEQRLLRPLDAQFALMVAQDAHPAVKLAAALLSRDAGEGHVCLPLSRLNGEEMLSGKAGEIHDQLLALVGMPEDWPALLLSSSAVSRGDEPTPMILCGDRLYLNRMWHNELTVARFFNEANRVQEVDEARLTATLNALFPPTDDIDWQKVAAAVALTRRISVISGGPGTGKTTTVAKLLAALIQMNDSSRCRIRLAAPTGKAAARLTESLGAALRKLPLSEEQKALIPAEASTLHRLLGAQPGSQRMRYHAGNPLHLDVLVVDEASMIDLPMMSRLIDALPEHGRVIFLGDRDQLASVEAGAVLGDICAWATSGYTAGRAEELSRLTASPVPVGDGQTAGALRDSLCLLQKSYRFGSHSGIGSLARAVNAGARAEVKATLHHPFDDIALHPLSTTEEYETMLAAAQEGYGRYLKLRREQAAPEEMIAAFGEFQLLCALREGPYGVSGVNEQLEQMLNRKRVITLPRHSRWYDGRPVMISRNDSALGLFNGDIGIALERDGELRVWFLMPDGTIKSVPPSRLPEHDTAWAMTVHKSQGSEFDHAALILPSRSVPLVTRELVYTAITRAKQRLSLYADERVLAQAVVTRTERRSGLAEIFAQNG, from the coding sequence ATGACCATGGATGAACTGTTGCTGGCCGCCGCCGAGCAGCGCTTGTTGCGGCCTCTGGACGCGCAGTTTGCGCTGATGGTGGCGCAGGACGCGCATCCGGCGGTGAAGCTGGCCGCCGCGTTGCTGAGTCGGGATGCCGGCGAAGGACATGTCTGCCTGCCGCTGTCGCGTCTTAACGGCGAGGAGATGCTGAGCGGCAAAGCCGGTGAGATCCACGATCAATTACTGGCGCTGGTGGGGATGCCGGAAGATTGGCCGGCGCTGCTGCTCTCTTCATCGGCGGTGAGTCGCGGCGATGAACCGACGCCGATGATTTTGTGCGGCGACAGGCTCTATCTGAACCGCATGTGGCATAACGAGCTGACCGTCGCGCGCTTCTTTAACGAGGCGAATCGGGTGCAGGAGGTCGATGAAGCGCGGCTAACGGCAACGCTGAATGCGCTCTTTCCCCCGACGGACGATATCGACTGGCAAAAAGTTGCCGCTGCGGTGGCGCTGACCCGACGTATTTCGGTGATTTCCGGCGGCCCTGGCACCGGTAAGACCACCACCGTCGCGAAGCTGCTGGCGGCGCTGATTCAGATGAACGATAGCTCGCGCTGTCGTATTCGTCTGGCGGCGCCGACCGGGAAAGCGGCTGCGCGTCTGACTGAATCACTGGGAGCGGCGCTACGAAAGCTACCGCTCAGCGAGGAGCAGAAAGCGTTGATTCCCGCCGAGGCCAGCACATTGCATCGCCTGCTGGGCGCTCAGCCCGGCAGCCAGAGAATGCGTTACCATGCGGGTAACCCACTGCACCTCGATGTGCTGGTGGTTGATGAGGCGTCGATGATCGACTTACCCATGATGTCGCGCCTGATTGATGCCTTGCCGGAACATGGGCGGGTGATATTCCTCGGTGACCGTGACCAGCTGGCTTCGGTGGAAGCCGGGGCGGTGCTCGGCGATATCTGCGCCTGGGCGACTTCCGGCTACACCGCCGGGCGGGCTGAGGAGCTATCGCGGCTGACCGCTTCGCCAGTACCGGTGGGGGATGGGCAAACCGCCGGCGCGCTGCGCGATAGCCTGTGTCTGCTGCAAAAAAGCTACCGCTTTGGCAGCCATTCCGGCATCGGCAGTCTGGCGCGGGCGGTCAATGCTGGCGCGCGCGCGGAGGTGAAAGCGACGTTGCATCATCCGTTCGACGACATTGCTCTTCATCCGTTGAGTACCACCGAAGAGTATGAAACGATGTTGGCTGCGGCGCAGGAGGGCTATGGTCGCTATCTGAAGCTACGCCGCGAACAGGCCGCGCCGGAAGAGATGATTGCCGCCTTCGGCGAGTTTCAGTTGCTGTGCGCGCTGCGCGAAGGGCCATATGGCGTCAGTGGCGTGAATGAGCAACTGGAGCAAATGCTTAACCGTAAGCGGGTGATTACGTTACCGCGCCATTCGCGCTGGTACGATGGTCGGCCGGTGATGATATCGCGCAACGATAGCGCGCTGGGGCTGTTTAACGGCGATATCGGTATTGCGTTGGAAAGGGACGGCGAGCTGCGCGTATGGTTCCTGATGCCCGATGGCACGATTAAATCGGTGCCGCCGAGCCGCCTGCCGGAGCACGATACCGCCTGGGCGATGACGGTACATAAGTCTCAGGGGTCGGAATTCGATCATGCCGCGCTGATCCTACCGTCGCGCAGCGTACCGCTGGTGACCCGTGAGCTGGTCTATACCGCAATCACCCGCGCTAAGCAGCGTTTGTCGCTTTACGCTGATGAGCGGGTGCTGGCGCAGGCCGTCGTGACGCGTACCGAGCGACGCAGCGGTCTGGCGGAGATTTTCGCGCAGAATGGGTAG
- the argA gene encoding amino-acid N-acetyltransferase, with protein MVKERRTELVEGFRHSVPYINAHRGKTFVIMLGGEAIEHDNFSSIVNDIGLLHSLGIRLVVVYGARPQIDANLAEHHHEPVYHKQTRVTDAKTLELVKQAAGMLQLEITARLSMSLGNTPLQGAHINVVSGNFIIAQPLGVDDGVDYCHSGRIRRIDEEAIHRQLDSGAIVLMGPVAVSVTGESFNLTSEEIATQLAVKLKAEKMIGFCSSQGVYDQHGEIVSELFPNEAQARVEALEAEEDYNSGTVRFLRGAVKACRSGVRRCHLISYQEDGALLQELFSRDGIGTQIVMESAEQIRRATINDIGGILDLISPLEQQGILVRRSREQLEMEIDKFTIIQRDNTTIACAALYPFPEEKIGEMACVAVHPDYRSSSRGEVLLSRIATQAKQMGLSKLFVLTTRSIHWFQERGFTPVDIDLLPESKKEMYNYQRRSKVLMADLS; from the coding sequence ATGGTGAAGGAGCGTCGCACTGAACTGGTCGAAGGATTCCGCCATTCTGTCCCCTATATTAACGCGCACCGGGGAAAAACGTTTGTCATCATGCTGGGTGGTGAAGCCATTGAGCATGATAACTTTTCCAGCATAGTCAATGACATTGGTTTATTGCATAGCCTCGGCATTCGTCTGGTTGTGGTCTATGGCGCACGCCCGCAAATTGACGCCAATCTCGCGGAACACCACCACGAGCCGGTCTATCACAAACAAACTCGCGTAACCGATGCCAAAACCCTCGAACTGGTTAAGCAGGCTGCCGGTATGCTGCAGCTGGAAATTACCGCTCGTCTGTCGATGAGCCTCGGCAATACGCCTCTACAGGGCGCGCATATCAATGTGGTCAGCGGCAACTTTATTATCGCCCAACCGCTCGGCGTCGATGATGGCGTGGATTACTGTCACAGCGGCCGTATCCGCCGTATCGACGAAGAAGCCATCCATCGCCAGTTGGACAGCGGCGCAATTGTGCTGATGGGGCCAGTGGCGGTTTCCGTGACCGGCGAGAGCTTCAACCTCACCTCCGAAGAGATTGCCACTCAGCTGGCGGTGAAGCTAAAAGCTGAAAAAATGATCGGCTTCTGCTCGTCGCAAGGGGTCTATGATCAACATGGCGAGATTGTCTCCGAACTGTTCCCGAACGAGGCACAGGCGAGGGTAGAAGCGCTGGAGGCGGAAGAGGATTACAACTCCGGCACCGTACGTTTCCTGCGCGGTGCGGTAAAAGCCTGCCGTAGCGGCGTGCGCCGCTGCCACCTGATTAGCTATCAGGAAGATGGCGCGTTACTGCAGGAGTTGTTCTCACGCGATGGTATCGGCACGCAGATTGTGATGGAGAGCGCCGAGCAGATCCGCCGGGCGACCATTAACGATATCGGCGGTATTCTTGATCTTATCAGTCCGCTGGAACAGCAGGGAATACTGGTGCGCCGCTCGCGCGAACAGTTGGAAATGGAGATAGACAAATTCACCATCATTCAACGCGATAACACCACAATCGCCTGCGCCGCGCTCTATCCGTTCCCGGAGGAGAAAATCGGCGAAATGGCTTGTGTCGCAGTACATCCGGATTACCGCAGTTCGTCACGCGGCGAGGTGCTGCTCAGCCGTATCGCTACTCAGGCGAAGCAGATGGGGCTCAGCAAGCTGTTCGTGCTGACAACCCGCAGCATCCACTGGTTCCAGGAGCGCGGTTTTACCCCGGTGGATATTGATTTGCTGCCGGAGAGTAAAAAAGAGATGTACAACTATCAGCGCCGTTCGAAGGTACTGATGGCTGACCTGAGCTAA
- the amiC gene encoding N-acetylmuramoyl-L-alanine amidase AmiC, translating to MSGYKSGLSRRRFLQGAGAMWLMSVSPVGLAAVAQVVAVRIWPSSTYTRVTVESNHVLKYRQFALSNPERVVVDIEGVNLNSVLKGMGGQIRDDDPYIKSARVGQFDPQTVRMVFELKQNVKPQLFALAPVAGFKERLVMDLYPSTATDVQDPLLALLEDYNKGDLERQVPPAESGPQPGKAGRDRPIVIMLDPGHGGEDSGAIGKYHTREKDVVLQIARRLRALIEREGNMKVYMTRNEDVFIPLKVRVAKAQKQRADLFVSIHADAFTSRQPSGSSVFALSTKGATSTAAKYLAQTQNASDLIGGVSKSGDRYVDHTMFDMVQSLTIADSLKFGKAVLQKMGSINKLHKNAVEQAGFAVLKAPDIPSILVETAFISNVEEERKLKTAKFQQEVAESILAGIKAYFADGATLARRG from the coding sequence ATGTCGGGATACAAGTCGGGATTAAGCCGCCGTCGTTTTTTACAAGGGGCGGGCGCCATGTGGTTAATGAGTGTGAGTCCGGTTGGTTTGGCCGCCGTCGCGCAGGTGGTTGCTGTGCGTATCTGGCCGTCGTCGACCTACACCCGCGTCACGGTGGAATCCAATCATGTACTGAAATATCGGCAGTTTGCCTTAAGCAACCCTGAGCGAGTGGTAGTGGATATTGAAGGCGTTAACCTGAACTCGGTCCTGAAAGGGATGGGCGGGCAGATCCGCGATGACGACCCCTATATTAAATCCGCGCGGGTGGGGCAGTTCGACCCGCAAACCGTGCGTATGGTGTTTGAACTCAAGCAAAACGTCAAACCGCAGCTGTTTGCGCTGGCGCCAGTTGCTGGCTTCAAAGAGCGTCTGGTAATGGATCTCTATCCGTCAACGGCTACCGATGTGCAGGATCCGCTGTTGGCGCTGCTGGAAGATTACAACAAAGGCGATCTGGAACGGCAGGTGCCGCCAGCGGAAAGCGGGCCGCAGCCAGGCAAAGCCGGGCGCGATCGTCCTATTGTTATCATGCTCGATCCGGGTCACGGCGGCGAAGACTCCGGGGCGATTGGCAAATATCACACTCGCGAGAAAGACGTAGTGCTGCAGATTGCCCGCCGATTGCGCGCGCTTATTGAGCGCGAGGGCAATATGAAGGTCTATATGACCCGTAATGAAGACGTATTTATTCCGTTAAAGGTGCGCGTGGCTAAGGCGCAGAAACAGCGTGCCGACCTGTTTGTGTCGATCCACGCCGATGCTTTTACCAGCCGCCAGCCAAGCGGTTCTTCCGTTTTTGCGCTGTCGACGAAGGGCGCCACCAGCACCGCGGCAAAATACCTCGCGCAAACCCAGAACGCCTCGGATTTAATCGGCGGGGTCAGCAAGAGCGGCGATCGCTACGTTGACCACACCATGTTCGATATGGTGCAGTCGCTGACCATTGCCGATAGCCTGAAGTTCGGTAAAGCGGTGCTGCAAAAAATGGGCAGTATCAATAAGCTGCATAAGAATGCGGTAGAGCAGGCGGGTTTTGCGGTACTGAAGGCGCCGGATATCCCCTCGATTCTGGTCGAAACCGCCTTTATCAGTAACGTTGAAGAAGAGCGCAAACTGAAAACGGCGAAATTCCAGCAGGAAGTTGCGGAGTCGATTCTGGCGGGGATTAAAGCCTACTTCGCTGATGGCGCGACGTTGGCCAGACGCGGATAA